One region of uncultured Methanolobus sp. genomic DNA includes:
- a CDS encoding zonular occludens toxin domain-containing protein: MEEFHKRRLKDPDFKGRVFANYPILHSKLGFCDVWEHGMEKWPIYDSFIVIDEAYRSFNSRKTKTFTDDEHLFFSTNGHNGDDIVLIAQHPNRIDLVIREMTDIFYLIRKVEIPLINRPLWFRLDGYLTMDDYKERHMHKDALYRTDRTRFSKRVGNAYDTHYFRKPADYEPEIINWADKLGVDPNNCKPKNSFLQNTIERIKKRFSSPELVTDEQ; encoded by the coding sequence ATGGAGGAATTTCACAAAAGAAGACTAAAAGACCCTGACTTTAAAGGCCGTGTATTTGCCAATTATCCCATTTTGCACTCAAAACTCGGTTTCTGTGATGTGTGGGAACATGGTATGGAAAAATGGCCAATATATGACAGTTTCATAGTAATTGATGAGGCTTACAGATCCTTTAACAGCAGGAAAACAAAGACATTCACCGATGATGAACACCTGTTCTTTAGTACTAATGGCCATAACGGTGATGATATTGTTCTGATAGCTCAACATCCAAACAGGATTGACCTGGTAATCAGGGAAATGACAGATATCTTTTACCTGATACGTAAGGTTGAGATACCCCTTATTAACCGTCCTCTCTGGTTCAGGCTTGATGGTTACCTGACCATGGACGACTACAAAGAACGCCATATGCATAAAGATGCTCTTTATCGTACTGACCGTACGAGATTTTCTAAAAGAGTAGGCAATGCATACGATACTCATTATTTCCGCAAACCTGCAGATTATGAGCCAGAAATAATAAACTGGGCTGATAAACTCGGTGTGGATCCAAATAACTGCAAACCTAAAAATTCATTCTTGCAAAACACTATCGAACGAATAAAAAAAAGATTCTCATCCCCGGAGTTGGTCACTGATGAGCAATGA
- the phoU gene encoding phosphate signaling complex protein PhoU yields MARDQFQQNMGTLKEYIIEMGKLSNEAILGSIEVLKTHDAELADIIYQGDEIIDDFELKVEKCSTQLIARQNPTAGDMRLIISCFKIAIDLERMSDLAVDIANVAKCMGNEHTESLDNILKMAEICDEMLQQTIKAFETLDHELAASTALKDEDVDKIFYGTQNRLIELMIEDKATITNASHLLLVLRYFERFGDHACNICESIVYMTTGQRVNLN; encoded by the coding sequence ATGGCACGTGATCAATTCCAACAAAATATGGGGACGCTTAAAGAGTACATTATTGAAATGGGAAAATTGTCCAATGAAGCAATACTTGGATCAATCGAGGTACTCAAAACACATGACGCAGAACTGGCAGACATAATCTACCAGGGTGACGAGATAATTGACGATTTTGAACTGAAAGTCGAAAAGTGTTCCACCCAACTGATAGCACGTCAGAATCCAACCGCAGGAGATATGCGACTGATAATTTCCTGTTTCAAGATAGCAATTGATCTTGAAAGAATGAGTGACCTTGCAGTAGATATTGCAAATGTTGCCAAATGCATGGGGAATGAACATACAGAATCCCTGGACAATATACTGAAGATGGCTGAAATATGTGATGAGATGCTACAACAGACGATTAAAGCCTTTGAAACGCTTGATCATGAGCTGGCAGCATCTACTGCCCTGAAAGATGAAGATGTCGATAAAATCTTTTACGGAACCCAAAACAGACTTATTGAATTGATGATAGAGGATAAAGCTACCATTACCAATGCATCACATCTCTTGTTAGTACTCCGCTACTTTGAGAGATTTGGGGATCATGCATGCAATATTTGTGAGAGCATTGTATATATGACAACAGGCCAGAGAGTTAACCTCAATTAA
- a CDS encoding S-layer protein domain-containing protein produces MKRFTTIALVALLALAALVVPATAVDATVEVRSSIFNGTNFEDIISQQSGDGTILINSINFAGFWYDIDDDLASETLTIVNTTTGNAIDEDELIYNASIVQADYEADFAGETDVTGDDNMTFPLVGLFADKYVPTADDDAGELVKLLLDTDDKYTLRTGSALELAGGYELTAKQIDVEGDKVWMELSKDGEFVEDEVIDVTNGEATWDYDVDVGDQSDVIVFRVLITDVFQGQVDSLAVVEGLWLVDYENIMEIETSDEFGELEVKSVGSTIEMKNSGTITLSNDKTVEIAKGLKFVTADSDAGDLRFSLVKEYTEAGTYEVRGTIATGDKIWTTNDFAGFWYDLDDNKGSEELNVTTSGTSVYEDKMTYTSTIVQSDYEGDFAGETDNTDTSTNTSFPIIGLFAEEYVATDDSDAGELVKLLLDTDDKYTLRTGSALELAGGYELTAKQIDVDGNKVWMELSKDGEFVEDEVIDVSNGESTWDYDVDVGDQSDVIVFRVLITDVFQGQVDSLAVVEGLWLVDYENIMEIETSDEFGEFEVDEVGSSIIMRNSGTITLSRDKEITLAEDFKIKTADNSTLRYYPFVERTIGDAPEVTPGDDDEEPEIPGENGTDVIGGEDEQPPAGDDTEQPPAGDDTEQPPADEPGEKEPDTPGFEAVFAVAGLLAVAYLVRRN; encoded by the coding sequence ATGAAAAGATTTACAACAATCGCATTAGTTGCTCTTCTTGCTCTTGCTGCATTAGTAGTGCCGGCAACAGCTGTAGATGCAACAGTAGAAGTGCGTAGTTCCATATTCAATGGTACTAACTTTGAAGATATCATCAGCCAGCAGTCAGGAGACGGCACCATCTTAATAAACAGCATAAACTTTGCTGGTTTCTGGTATGATATCGATGACGACCTTGCAAGTGAAACACTCACAATTGTAAACACAACTACCGGAAACGCTATTGATGAAGATGAGCTGATTTACAACGCCTCAATCGTCCAGGCTGACTACGAAGCTGACTTTGCCGGCGAAACTGACGTAACTGGTGACGACAACATGACTTTCCCACTCGTTGGTCTCTTTGCTGATAAGTACGTTCCAACCGCAGATGATGATGCAGGAGAGCTTGTAAAGCTCCTTCTTGACACCGATGACAAGTACACACTCAGAACCGGTTCCGCACTCGAGCTCGCTGGTGGTTATGAACTTACCGCAAAGCAGATCGATGTAGAAGGTGACAAGGTCTGGATGGAACTCTCCAAGGACGGAGAATTCGTAGAAGATGAAGTTATTGATGTAACTAATGGCGAAGCAACCTGGGACTACGACGTTGATGTCGGCGATCAGTCCGATGTAATTGTCTTCAGGGTACTCATCACTGATGTATTTCAGGGTCAGGTAGACAGCCTTGCTGTTGTCGAAGGTCTCTGGCTTGTAGACTACGAGAACATCATGGAAATTGAAACATCTGATGAGTTTGGAGAACTTGAAGTTAAATCCGTAGGTTCCACAATCGAAATGAAGAACTCAGGTACCATCACACTCTCTAATGACAAAACAGTCGAAATTGCAAAAGGACTTAAGTTCGTAACAGCAGATTCTGATGCTGGTGACCTCAGGTTCTCTCTTGTAAAGGAATACACTGAAGCAGGTACCTATGAGGTAAGAGGTACAATCGCAACAGGTGATAAGATATGGACCACTAACGACTTTGCTGGATTCTGGTATGATCTTGATGACAACAAGGGTTCAGAAGAACTTAATGTTACTACTTCTGGTACTTCTGTATATGAAGACAAGATGACCTACACTTCCACAATTGTTCAGTCTGACTATGAAGGAGACTTTGCTGGAGAGACAGATAACACTGACACTTCAACAAACACCTCATTCCCAATCATTGGTCTTTTTGCAGAGGAATATGTTGCAACAGATGACAGTGATGCAGGGGAACTTGTAAAACTCCTTCTCGACACCGATGACAAGTACACACTCAGAACCGGTTCCGCACTCGAGCTCGCTGGTGGTTATGAACTTACCGCAAAGCAGATCGATGTAGATGGTAACAAGGTCTGGATGGAACTTTCCAAGGACGGAGAATTCGTAGAAGATGAAGTTATCGATGTAAGTAATGGCGAATCAACCTGGGACTACGATGTTGATGTCGGTGACCAGAGCGATGTAATTGTCTTCAGGGTACTCATCACTGATGTATTCCAGGGCCAGGTAGACAGCCTTGCTGTTGTCGAAGGTCTCTGGCTTGTAGACTACGAGAACATCATGGAAATTGAAACATCTGATGAGTTTGGAGAATTTGAGGTCGATGAAGTAGGTTCTTCAATTATCATGAGGAACTCAGGTACAATCACTCTCTCAAGAGACAAGGAAATCACTCTTGCAGAAGACTTCAAGATCAAGACAGCAGACAACTCTACACTCAGATACTATCCATTCGTCGAGAGAACAATCGGTGACGCACCAGAAGTAACACCTGGTGATGATGACGAAGAACCAGAAATACCTGGTGAGAATGGTACTGATGTAATTGGCGGCGAAGATGAGCAGCCACCTGCTGGCGATGATACTGAGCAGCCACCTGCTGGCGATGATACTGAGCAGCCACCTGCTGATGAACCAGGAGAGAAAGAACCTGATACTCCTGGATTCGAAGCAGTCTTTGCAGTAGCTGGTCTTCTTGCAGTAGCATACCTCGTCAGAAGAAACTAA
- the pstA gene encoding phosphate ABC transporter permease PstA yields the protein MLFNAKTNEKIAFSLLKIATAMVIAFVIIILYDIISNGYSALSIEFITEAPRKGMTEGGIFPAIVGTVYLILGSMIVALPLGILSAIYLTEYSRPGKTTWVIEMAISNLAGTPSVVFGLFGLAVFVKYFGFGDSILAASLTLALLILPVIIRASQEALLTVPKEYREASLALGVTKWETIRRVVLPAAIPGIVTGAILGVGRVAGETAPILLTGAAYYYPRLPSTIFSQFMALPYHLYVLATAGTSISQTRPLQYGTALILLALVLFVNVIAVTVRSHYRKKLKR from the coding sequence ATGTTATTCAATGCAAAAACTAATGAAAAAATAGCATTCTCGCTATTAAAAATAGCAACAGCCATGGTTATTGCCTTTGTTATAATAATTCTATATGACATAATATCCAATGGATACAGTGCCCTGAGTATTGAGTTCATCACTGAGGCTCCAAGAAAAGGCATGACAGAGGGAGGAATATTTCCGGCAATAGTAGGAACGGTCTATTTGATATTAGGTTCAATGATTGTCGCACTCCCACTTGGAATCCTGTCAGCCATCTACCTGACAGAATATTCCCGCCCGGGAAAAACAACATGGGTAATTGAAATGGCAATAAGTAACCTCGCAGGTACTCCATCCGTTGTATTCGGGTTGTTTGGACTTGCGGTGTTTGTCAAGTACTTCGGATTTGGAGATTCAATTCTTGCTGCATCCTTAACACTTGCATTATTGATATTGCCGGTCATTATAAGAGCCAGCCAGGAAGCCCTTCTGACGGTTCCAAAAGAGTACAGGGAAGCTTCACTTGCTCTTGGAGTTACTAAATGGGAAACAATAAGGAGAGTGGTTCTCCCTGCTGCAATCCCGGGAATAGTAACTGGTGCAATACTCGGAGTAGGAAGAGTTGCAGGAGAAACTGCGCCAATTCTACTAACCGGTGCTGCATATTATTACCCAAGACTTCCAAGTACCATATTTTCACAATTCATGGCACTCCCATATCATCTTTATGTACTCGCTACAGCAGGAACCAGCATTTCCCAGACAAGGCCGCTCCAATATGGTACGGCACTGATACTGCTTGCATTAGTATTATTTGTAAATGTGATAGCAGTTACCGTCAGATCTCACTATCGCAAAAAACTCAAAAGATAA
- a CDS encoding tyrosine-type recombinase/integrase, producing MPLYDYDKMLSTAEERVRKADYCEENKELIFKFERSLFLEGLKKPRILKYVSQLNVMAEWHDFKFSEVTREDIEILYETIAKSDRKEYTKHDYLIAIKRFFRWMNGGKDPEYTEWINPKIKNPTKLPEELLTEEDIISMIQAAAHPRDKAIIALFWDAGGRTGELGNLKIKHIVFDRYGAVAIVDGKTGMRRIRLVSSVPYIAAWLDIHPHKDDPESYLWVGIGIRGRGKQLNYAALRMQIKRIAEKAGIKKRVYNHLFRHSRSTNLAQYLTESQMKEHLGWTQDSKMAAIYVHMSGKQTDTAILKMHGIVKEEDDMPQLTTRLCPRCKQVNGPTSDFCSRCGMALTVDVAVDVEKKRSDIAIALMELVEKDPEVAKILKDAL from the coding sequence ATGCCTTTGTATGATTATGATAAAATGCTCTCTACTGCTGAAGAACGAGTTCGTAAAGCTGATTATTGCGAGGAGAATAAAGAACTGATCTTCAAATTTGAGAGATCTCTTTTTTTGGAAGGGTTGAAGAAACCCCGTATTTTGAAATATGTCAGTCAATTAAACGTAATGGCTGAGTGGCATGATTTTAAGTTTAGTGAAGTTACCAGGGAAGATATTGAGATATTATACGAGACAATTGCAAAATCAGACCGCAAGGAATACACAAAGCATGATTATTTGATTGCAATTAAGAGGTTTTTTAGGTGGATGAATGGAGGTAAGGACCCAGAATATACAGAATGGATCAATCCCAAAATTAAGAATCCTACCAAGTTACCTGAAGAACTACTCACCGAAGAAGATATCATATCAATGATTCAGGCCGCAGCTCATCCAAGGGATAAGGCCATTATTGCACTGTTCTGGGATGCAGGGGGCAGAACCGGAGAATTAGGAAACCTGAAGATTAAACATATTGTTTTTGATAGGTATGGTGCTGTTGCTATTGTTGATGGTAAAACAGGAATGAGAAGAATTAGGCTTGTGTCATCTGTACCGTACATTGCTGCATGGCTTGATATACACCCCCATAAAGACGATCCGGAATCATACCTATGGGTTGGTATTGGAATAAGGGGAAGAGGCAAACAGCTTAACTATGCAGCTCTCAGAATGCAGATTAAGAGGATAGCAGAGAAGGCAGGCATAAAGAAAAGAGTGTATAATCATCTTTTCAGGCATTCAAGGAGCACAAATCTAGCTCAGTACCTTACAGAATCTCAGATGAAGGAGCACCTGGGATGGACACAGGATTCCAAGATGGCCGCTATTTACGTGCATATGTCAGGAAAACAGACAGATACTGCGATATTAAAAATGCATGGCATTGTCAAGGAAGAGGACGACATGCCGCAACTTACAACGAGATTATGCCCACGTTGTAAGCAGGTTAACGGTCCAACGTCTGACTTTTGTTCCAGGTGCGGGATGGCTCTTACGGTTGATGTTGCTGTTGATGTAGAGAAGAAGCGTTCTGATATTGCTATTGCTCTGATGGAGCTTGTAGAGAAGGACCCGGAAGTTGCCAAGATTCTGAAAGACGCTCTTTAA
- the phoU gene encoding phosphate signaling complex protein PhoU — protein sequence MTRTKYHESLDILKRDVKDMGKLATEAIDNSIKALKELDKELAKTVIDGDQPIDDYEMKIEKSISQIIALQSPTAGDMRFVTSCLKIAIDIERMSDLAANIAEITERMEGDHVKPLVDIPKMAEIASIMLEQAMVAFENSDVELAEATAKKDDEIDSLFHAIEKELIDMMIEDDSIITNASHLLFVLRYIERIGDHACNICESIVYIADAQRKDLN from the coding sequence ATGACGCGTACAAAATACCATGAAAGTCTTGACATTTTGAAAAGAGATGTAAAAGATATGGGAAAATTGGCTACTGAAGCCATTGATAATTCAATAAAAGCTCTGAAAGAGCTTGACAAAGAACTTGCAAAAACAGTCATTGATGGAGACCAGCCAATCGATGATTATGAAATGAAAATTGAAAAATCAATATCCCAGATAATAGCACTTCAGAGCCCGACTGCAGGAGACATGCGATTTGTTACATCCTGCCTCAAAATAGCAATAGATATCGAGAGAATGAGCGACCTTGCGGCAAACATTGCAGAGATCACGGAAAGGATGGAAGGGGATCATGTAAAACCTCTTGTCGATATTCCTAAAATGGCAGAAATTGCTAGCATTATGCTTGAACAGGCAATGGTGGCCTTTGAAAACAGCGATGTAGAACTTGCTGAAGCAACTGCCAAAAAAGATGATGAGATAGATAGCTTGTTCCATGCTATTGAAAAAGAGCTTATTGATATGATGATAGAGGATGACAGTATAATCACCAATGCATCACACCTGTTATTTGTGCTTCGCTATATTGAAAGAATAGGCGATCATGCATGTAATATATGTGAAAGTATAGTCTACATTGCCGATGCACAAAGAAAGGATCTTAATTGA
- a CDS encoding DNA-directed DNA polymerase, with protein MNFQILDADYIGHESGPVIRLFGRAEDGQSVCCFVPGFEPYFYMNAEGELDKLSSMLRERFDVIKKVEIVPKFEPVGYQVSKKPMLCITTMEPRNVPEIRDEVLTLPGAKEVYETDILFRNRFMIDNDLHGMGWVTAEEISETPFSYDHIYCDSVFTASSLKETEKLSIAPLKHVSFDIECLPIDGSMPVPETSPVIMISMSFSPAFKGHDTLVLVSKKVEGADEDVMSFDSETQMLNRFFELFQEYDADIVSGYNINDFDIPYIADRVAILSNSGETIKPTVGRDGRVLSYRKIGNRTMVSIPGRVIVDALPLIRSQYSLKRYTLRNVAKELLDMEKLDVAPSEMEEYWRDDSEKLLKFIDYARRDSELAIELILKLRLFDKHIAVAQVSGSLLQEVVDGGQTSMVDNLLLREYGRQGRVIPPKPADELVAMRNRSSEGLKGGEVLEPKKGLLENVVILDYKSLYPTIMMAHNLCYTTVVEQDRPDEGKTIVPPSGGEFVSADVSKGIMPSILESLLQRRIETKKRMKNATDDAEYRVLDATQLGLKILLNSFYGYSGYTRAKLYSLTLANAVTSFGRENILNTRALINGGISKVILKDGSAYFTEELPSIEPDDHVVSLSVVYGDTDSVFVQCTSKQDFSLDDGGLLGSKIAATVSASLPDPMELEFESIAKRALFIAKKRYALWVFERSGDEWKGGIKVKGMETVRRDWCELTSKTLNRILEMVLIEGNVEAAVQHVRGVVDGVRNIDVRKDSDIIEDLTMTRMFSKKASSYKNKQPHLTVAEKIEKRTGTPPPVGERIPFVIIAGKDLFVNRAEDPEYVRENNILIDVDYYIKKQLLPPVERILGVFGVDMANLDYDSKQKGLFDFSDKPQESPVKKFEQKQTEVQTQQTPVDKKSQSSLFDF; from the coding sequence ATGAACTTTCAGATACTGGATGCTGATTACATTGGACACGAAAGCGGTCCTGTGATCCGTCTTTTTGGCAGAGCTGAAGACGGCCAGAGCGTCTGCTGTTTTGTACCGGGATTCGAACCTTACTTTTATATGAATGCAGAAGGTGAGCTTGACAAGCTTTCCAGCATGTTGAGAGAAAGGTTTGATGTAATCAAAAAGGTTGAGATTGTTCCAAAATTCGAACCTGTAGGTTATCAGGTTTCAAAGAAACCAATGCTATGTATTACTACAATGGAACCTCGCAATGTTCCTGAGATACGTGATGAGGTACTAACACTTCCCGGTGCAAAGGAGGTATATGAAACAGATATACTTTTCAGGAACCGTTTTATGATCGACAATGACCTTCATGGTATGGGCTGGGTTACAGCAGAGGAGATTTCTGAAACTCCTTTCTCTTATGATCATATTTATTGTGACTCCGTTTTTACAGCTTCTTCTCTCAAAGAAACTGAAAAGCTCTCCATAGCTCCACTTAAGCATGTTTCGTTTGACATCGAATGCCTTCCTATTGATGGATCGATGCCTGTTCCTGAGACTTCTCCTGTCATCATGATCAGTATGTCCTTCAGTCCTGCATTCAAAGGACATGATACTCTTGTGCTGGTGTCCAAAAAAGTGGAAGGTGCAGATGAAGATGTCATGAGTTTTGATTCTGAGACTCAGATGCTCAATCGTTTCTTTGAGCTGTTTCAGGAATATGATGCGGATATCGTATCCGGTTACAACATAAATGATTTTGACATTCCTTATATCGCAGACAGGGTAGCTATTCTTTCCAATTCCGGAGAAACCATAAAACCAACAGTAGGACGCGATGGCAGAGTACTGAGTTACCGTAAGATCGGTAACAGGACAATGGTATCAATTCCTGGGAGAGTTATAGTTGATGCATTACCACTTATCAGAAGTCAATATAGCCTTAAACGTTACACTCTGAGAAATGTAGCAAAAGAGCTTCTGGATATGGAAAAACTGGATGTTGCTCCTTCTGAGATGGAAGAATACTGGCGGGATGATAGTGAAAAACTCCTCAAGTTCATCGATTATGCTCGCAGGGACTCAGAGCTTGCAATAGAACTTATACTAAAGCTTCGTCTTTTTGACAAACATATTGCGGTAGCACAGGTTAGCGGTTCTCTTCTTCAGGAAGTGGTTGACGGTGGTCAGACTTCAATGGTTGACAATCTCCTTTTGAGAGAATATGGTAGGCAGGGCAGGGTGATTCCTCCAAAACCGGCTGATGAGCTCGTTGCCATGAGAAATCGTAGCAGCGAAGGCCTGAAAGGCGGCGAGGTACTGGAACCCAAAAAGGGCCTGCTTGAGAATGTCGTGATCCTCGACTACAAGTCCCTCTATCCTACCATTATGATGGCTCACAACCTCTGTTATACTACTGTTGTTGAGCAGGATCGTCCCGATGAGGGAAAGACAATTGTTCCACCTTCTGGTGGTGAGTTTGTTTCTGCAGATGTTTCAAAAGGCATAATGCCTTCGATTCTTGAAAGTTTGCTGCAGAGAAGGATAGAGACCAAGAAAAGAATGAAAAATGCAACGGATGATGCAGAATATCGCGTCCTTGATGCCACACAGCTTGGACTGAAAATTCTACTTAACAGTTTTTACGGCTATTCCGGGTACACCCGTGCAAAACTTTATAGTCTGACCCTTGCAAATGCTGTAACCAGTTTTGGCAGGGAAAATATTCTCAACACACGTGCCCTTATTAACGGTGGCATAAGCAAAGTTATCCTGAAAGACGGGTCCGCTTATTTTACTGAGGAACTGCCATCTATTGAGCCTGATGATCATGTAGTATCTCTGTCGGTGGTTTATGGCGATACTGATAGTGTTTTTGTTCAATGTACTTCTAAACAGGATTTTTCCCTTGACGATGGAGGATTGCTAGGCAGTAAGATTGCTGCAACTGTTTCAGCTTCGCTTCCTGACCCAATGGAACTGGAGTTTGAATCCATTGCAAAACGTGCTCTTTTCATTGCAAAAAAACGTTATGCATTATGGGTATTTGAACGCTCAGGGGATGAATGGAAGGGCGGTATAAAAGTAAAGGGTATGGAAACGGTTCGCAGGGATTGGTGTGAGCTAACTTCCAAGACTCTTAATCGTATCCTTGAAATGGTTCTTATAGAAGGCAATGTTGAAGCTGCTGTACAACATGTCAGGGGTGTAGTTGATGGTGTAAGAAATATCGATGTTCGGAAAGACTCTGATATCATAGAAGACCTGACCATGACTCGCATGTTTTCCAAGAAAGCTTCCAGTTATAAAAATAAACAGCCACATCTGACTGTGGCTGAAAAAATAGAGAAAAGGACAGGAACTCCTCCTCCGGTGGGTGAACGTATTCCTTTTGTGATAATAGCAGGCAAGGACCTTTTTGTGAATCGTGCTGAAGACCCTGAATACGTCAGGGAAAACAATATTCTGATTGATGTGGACTATTACATCAAAAAGCAGTTGTTGCCTCCCGTTGAGCGAATTCTGGGCGTTTTTGGAGTGGATATGGCAAACCTTGACTATGACTCAAAACAAAAAGGATTATTTGATTTCTCAGACAAGCCGCAAGAATCTCCTGTTAAAAAGTTCGAGCAAAAGCAAACGGAAGTACAAACTCAGCAAACACCTGTGGATAAAAAATCACAGAGCTCACTGTTTGATTTTTAA
- the pstB gene encoding phosphate ABC transporter ATP-binding protein PstB, translating to MPETYENGTEIEVKNLDLWYGENHALHDISIDIPKNSVTAFIGPSGCGKSTFLRCLNRMNDLIPSCRIEGRVNISGEEIYSKETDVVDLRKKVGMVFQKPNPFPMSIFDNISYGPKIHGMSKKKMPGIVEHALKSGALWEETSDRLDASALDLSGGQQQRLCIARTLAVKPEVILFDEPCSALDPISTSKIEDLILELKKDYTIVIVTHNMQQAARISDYTAFFLLGDLIEFGKTNQIFENPQQKETEDYITGRFG from the coding sequence ATGCCAGAAACTTACGAGAACGGTACCGAAATTGAGGTAAAAAACCTTGACCTCTGGTATGGAGAGAACCATGCACTCCATGACATATCAATCGATATCCCTAAAAACAGCGTGACTGCCTTTATTGGCCCTTCTGGGTGTGGAAAGTCCACATTTCTCAGATGCCTTAACAGGATGAATGATCTTATTCCCAGTTGCAGGATAGAAGGCCGCGTCAATATTAGCGGAGAGGAGATATACTCCAAAGAAACAGATGTTGTTGATCTCAGGAAAAAAGTAGGAATGGTTTTCCAGAAACCAAATCCATTTCCAATGTCAATATTCGACAATATCTCCTATGGACCAAAAATTCATGGCATGAGTAAAAAAAAGATGCCAGGAATAGTCGAGCATGCGCTTAAGTCAGGAGCACTCTGGGAAGAGACCTCTGACAGACTTGATGCTTCTGCCCTGGACCTCAGTGGTGGTCAGCAACAAAGGTTGTGTATAGCAAGGACACTTGCAGTTAAACCTGAAGTAATACTCTTTGATGAACCTTGCAGTGCACTGGACCCAATATCCACAAGCAAGATCGAAGACCTTATTCTCGAGCTGAAAAAAGATTATACAATTGTCATTGTAACACATAATATGCAACAGGCTGCCAGGATATCTGACTATACAGCTTTCTTCCTGCTGGGTGACCTGATAGAATTTGGTAAAACAAACCAGATTTTTGAGAATCCACAGCAGAAAGAAACTGAGGATTATATTACCGGCAGATTCGGGTGA